The following coding sequences are from one Ruminococcus flavefaciens AE3010 window:
- a CDS encoding dockerin type I domain-containing protein — protein MKNRLLTRIISLITSLALVLSLYYCFPDSIIKANSTDLTEAESVADTSDTISDNPFDKQDDMEVPYDRTRWVQPKDWNTPKINPRDYDGGIMLYFDKIGLDPEYAKGKVQRVYFSITGATEPVSYIKFHVFYDTRLTVKENSAGKFITPGKGLNGFTTGSAKIEDGQLAFYAYAEDTLLNHSCLFTIDFIVPENAEQGEVYPIGLAYTDDGIVADTFINSHKDEAGKLQMTYVFTKGIYNGYIRILGEKKTTTTTTTTTTTVTTKANPDETTEYKLGDVNDDGMVNAVDASEVLTYYAMTSTNKNGDLDANQKLAADVDRNGSINAVDASNILSYYAYTSTEKEGIISMEEFMEKQAHNSP, from the coding sequence ATGAAAAATAGACTTTTGACTCGCATTATATCATTAATAACAAGTCTTGCACTGGTCTTATCGCTTTATTATTGCTTTCCCGACAGCATCATAAAAGCAAATTCAACAGATCTCACCGAAGCAGAAAGTGTCGCTGATACGTCTGATACGATATCAGATAATCCCTTTGACAAACAGGACGACATGGAAGTCCCCTACGACAGAACTCGCTGGGTACAGCCGAAGGATTGGAATACTCCGAAGATAAATCCCAGGGATTATGATGGCGGCATTATGCTCTATTTCGATAAGATAGGACTCGACCCCGAATATGCAAAGGGCAAGGTCCAGCGAGTTTATTTCAGTATTACAGGCGCAACGGAACCGGTCAGCTACATCAAGTTCCACGTTTTTTATGACACTCGTCTGACTGTCAAAGAAAACTCAGCAGGTAAGTTCATAACACCAGGCAAAGGATTAAACGGCTTCACTACAGGCTCGGCAAAGATCGAAGACGGACAGCTGGCATTCTATGCATATGCCGAGGATACTCTGCTGAATCACAGCTGTTTATTCACCATTGATTTTATAGTTCCCGAAAATGCTGAGCAGGGTGAAGTCTATCCCATAGGCTTGGCGTATACAGACGACGGCATAGTAGCTGATACCTTTATAAACAGTCATAAGGACGAGGCAGGAAAACTTCAGATGACCTATGTATTCACTAAGGGTATATACAACGGCTACATCAGAATACTCGGCGAGAAAAAAACTACGACAACAACGACAACCACTACAACTACTGTCACAACAAAGGCTAACCCTGATGAAACTACTGAGTATAAGCTTGGCGACGTAAACGATGACGGTATGGTAAATGCTGTTGACGCTTCTGAGGTCCTGACATACTACGCCATGACCTCCACCAATAAGAACGGCGACCTCGATGCGAATCAGAAGCTTGCCGCAGACGTTGACCGCAACGGCAGTATCAATGCTGTGGACGCTTCAAATATTCTGTCCTATTATGCCTATACCTCAACTGAAAAGGAAGGAATAATATCTATGGAAGAATTTATGGAAAAACAGGCTCATAATTCTCCATAG
- a CDS encoding SGNH/GDSL hydrolase family protein, with amino-acid sequence MKKHFIVGETIKRFLRIGTSLALSISTLSLLPSAPRQSSAADTIKIMPLGDSITYGMADEGGYRKYLSYFLQQKGYTNVDLVGPEGKDSASFNYNGQSVKYDDNHAGYSGYTITNLPGGWFGQLNGILETMQGGDYIKKYSPDIILLQIGTNDVSNGHLDGSEERLHKLLDYLRENMPSNGKVFLTTIPDLGNSGWGGNSNGDIAKYNELIKKVANDYSSKNVIYADIHSVIDASKDLADGVHPNAGGYEKMGKYWLEQIEGYLKASDDQQQTQPTQPATQGNSSPEFIYGDLDGDKMISSFDEVIMRKGLINGFQDNNIKKAADIDQNGKAEVADLVQLRSFIIGKIKEFTVAEKTVTEKPVFEKSYNFPAVNQLKSSKDIPDPFIFMDGSKVESTDDWWKRQSEISCMYEYYMYGKWIDGSDDETTYSISGNSMTVNVKRKSTGKTASFKAVINLPKNVRHEGGAPVILGMHKGISESTATSNGYAVITYDSDGMFSAPGTAQDNNQHKGAFYDLYPYGNSWDQQTGDLMAWSWGISRILDALYNGAAKELNINPDSSIVTGVSRYGKAASVCGAFDTRIKMCAPSCSGAGGLALYRYSSVGKTYDFSSKGGSSSYTYKENEPLGSLQASGEQGWFNGRFMEFKNAEQFPMDQHMLGSLCCDPDRYLFIIGSCESEDWVNAPSVWMAYLGMKHVWDYVGLSDHLAINIHKSGHAVIAEDVEKMVQYFDYHVYGIQPKMNLEELQTSVFALPKNKDSFADTFASKWLY; translated from the coding sequence ATGAAAAAGCACTTTATTGTCGGGGAAACAATAAAACGTTTTCTCAGAATCGGCACATCTCTTGCACTTTCGATTTCTACACTAAGCCTGCTTCCCTCTGCACCGAGGCAGAGTTCAGCAGCCGACACCATCAAGATCATGCCTCTGGGCGATTCTATCACATACGGTATGGCTGACGAGGGCGGCTACAGAAAGTATCTCAGCTACTTTCTGCAGCAAAAGGGCTACACAAATGTTGATCTCGTAGGACCTGAGGGAAAGGACAGCGCTTCCTTCAATTACAACGGTCAGAGTGTCAAGTACGACGACAATCACGCAGGATACAGCGGCTATACCATAACCAACCTGCCGGGCGGCTGGTTCGGTCAGCTCAACGGTATCCTTGAGACAATGCAGGGCGGAGATTATATAAAAAAGTACTCTCCCGATATAATACTTCTTCAGATAGGTACAAACGATGTTTCAAACGGTCATCTTGACGGCTCAGAGGAACGTCTGCACAAGCTTCTTGACTATCTGAGAGAAAATATGCCATCAAACGGAAAGGTTTTCCTTACTACTATCCCAGACCTGGGCAATTCAGGCTGGGGCGGCAATTCAAACGGCGATATTGCAAAATACAATGAGCTCATAAAAAAGGTTGCAAATGACTACAGCAGCAAAAACGTTATTTACGCCGATATCCACAGCGTAATAGATGCTTCAAAGGACCTTGCGGACGGAGTTCACCCCAACGCAGGCGGCTATGAGAAGATGGGAAAATACTGGCTCGAACAGATCGAGGGCTATTTAAAAGCCTCTGATGATCAGCAGCAGACACAGCCAACTCAGCCTGCAACACAGGGTAACAGCAGTCCAGAGTTTATTTACGGAGACCTCGACGGCGATAAGATGATATCTTCCTTTGATGAAGTTATCATGCGAAAGGGACTCATAAACGGCTTCCAGGATAATAACATAAAGAAAGCCGCTGACATAGATCAGAATGGCAAGGCAGAGGTAGCAGACCTTGTTCAGCTCCGGAGCTTTATAATCGGTAAGATAAAAGAGTTCACCGTGGCCGAAAAAACTGTCACAGAAAAGCCTGTTTTTGAAAAGAGCTACAACTTCCCTGCTGTAAATCAGCTGAAGAGCTCAAAGGATATTCCCGATCCTTTCATATTTATGGACGGTTCAAAGGTAGAATCCACCGACGACTGGTGGAAGCGTCAGAGCGAGATCAGCTGTATGTATGAGTATTATATGTACGGCAAATGGATAGACGGCTCCGATGATGAAACTACCTACAGCATTAGCGGCAACAGCATGACTGTCAATGTAAAGCGCAAGAGCACAGGCAAGACAGCTTCATTCAAGGCAGTTATAAATCTTCCTAAGAATGTCCGCCATGAGGGCGGAGCTCCTGTTATCCTTGGTATGCACAAGGGTATTTCTGAAAGCACCGCTACTTCAAACGGCTATGCTGTTATAACCTACGACAGTGACGGAATGTTCAGCGCTCCGGGAACTGCACAGGATAACAACCAGCACAAGGGTGCTTTCTATGATCTCTATCCTTACGGTAACAGCTGGGATCAGCAGACAGGCGATCTTATGGCATGGTCATGGGGAATCAGCAGAATACTCGACGCTCTTTACAATGGAGCAGCAAAGGAGCTGAACATCAATCCTGACAGCTCTATCGTTACAGGAGTTTCAAGATACGGCAAGGCAGCTTCTGTATGCGGAGCATTCGATACACGTATCAAGATGTGTGCTCCCTCATGCTCGGGTGCAGGCGGTCTGGCACTGTATCGCTACAGCTCAGTGGGAAAGACCTATGACTTCTCCAGCAAGGGCGGTTCTTCATCTTATACATATAAGGAAAACGAGCCTCTCGGAAGCCTACAGGCTTCGGGCGAGCAGGGTTGGTTCAACGGAAGATTCATGGAGTTCAAAAACGCCGAGCAGTTCCCGATGGATCAGCATATGCTGGGCTCTCTCTGCTGTGATCCTGACAGGTATCTGTTTATAATCGGCTCATGCGAAAGCGAGGACTGGGTAAATGCTCCGTCAGTATGGATGGCTTACCTCGGTATGAAGCACGTGTGGGATTATGTTGGGCTCAGCGATCATCTTGCTATAAATATCCATAAATCAGGTCACGCAGTCATAGCAGAAGACGTCGAGAAAATGGTACAGTATTTCGACTATCATGTATACGGAATACAGCCGAAAATGAACCTTGAAGAGCTTCAGACCTCTGTATTTGCTCTTCCAAAGAATAAAGACTCATTTGCAGATACATTTGCTTCAAAGTGGCTTTACTGA
- a CDS encoding phosphoserine phosphatase, translating to MIKNNRRIILYLPKIFINLIKYKLCIVRKEKMVRAINDFMRNVLRDKNEIYDAVEGFWEKNSHKLDRKMLAKISHDDVIITAGPDFLINGIRGIINTDHIISSRIDSEKMKVRYLNFGENKVKGYKALYGDNRIECFYTDSYNDKALMEISDRVFIVKKRQAHQNKII from the coding sequence ATGATAAAAAATAACAGGAGGATCATATTGTATCTGCCTAAGATATTCATAAATCTCATAAAGTACAAGCTTTGCATTGTCAGGAAAGAGAAAATGGTCCGCGCTATCAATGACTTTATGAGAAATGTCCTTCGTGATAAAAATGAGATATATGATGCAGTAGAGGGATTCTGGGAGAAAAACAGTCATAAGCTGGACAGAAAAATGCTTGCAAAAATCAGTCATGATGATGTTATTATTACTGCCGGACCTGATTTTCTGATAAACGGGATACGCGGTATTATCAACACTGACCATATTATCAGCAGCAGGATAGACTCTGAAAAAATGAAGGTCAGATATCTCAATTTCGGTGAAAACAAGGTCAAAGGGTATAAGGCATTATATGGGGATAACCGAATAGAATGCTTCTACACCGATTCCTATAATGACAAGGCACTTATGGAAATTTCCGACAGGGTATTTATAGTAAAAAAAAGGCAGGCTCACCAGAATAAAATAATTTAG
- a CDS encoding ATP-binding protein translates to MFYCRENELGKLNNRYDDNKFECVVIYGRRRVGKTALIKEFCKNKPVIFFSALNATSQENLENLSRAIYEYKNPDLAGGDAPIYPSYDAAFQEITELSKQNRLIFVIDEYPYLAKAEKSISSRLQHIIDHVWQNSQLFLILCGSSMSFMEYQVLGYESPLYGRRTAQFKIEALKYREIAAFLPKLKPEQLSLVYGITGGIPHYINKLAVKNDIDTALIENLFDTSAYLFEEPENLLKQELREPALYNSIITAIAGGASRSNDISTKVGIESSKCAKYIQVLLDLGILQKGTPLTEKPGRKTIYAIKDQFFRFWYRFIPRNMTAITSGRIIKVYDKAVKEHLHEHMGLTFEEICKEYLLYYADDLPITLSDIGQWWGSDKTARKEVQIDIVGKSADNNEYIIGSCKYRNEKIGVDELELIKHYASVFGKGSKYHYYIFSLGGFTKELLECEKRGEVRLLTLDELY, encoded by the coding sequence ATGTTTTATTGTCGTGAAAATGAACTTGGTAAACTGAATAACCGCTATGATGACAACAAGTTTGAATGCGTTGTTATCTACGGTAGAAGACGAGTTGGAAAGACCGCATTGATAAAAGAATTCTGCAAAAACAAGCCGGTTATATTCTTTTCAGCCCTTAATGCTACTTCTCAGGAAAACCTTGAAAATCTGTCAAGAGCTATATATGAATATAAGAATCCTGATCTTGCCGGCGGTGACGCTCCGATATATCCCAGCTATGACGCAGCTTTTCAGGAGATAACCGAACTTTCAAAACAAAACCGTCTCATATTCGTAATAGACGAATATCCATATCTTGCCAAAGCTGAGAAGTCCATATCTTCACGACTTCAGCATATCATCGACCATGTTTGGCAGAACAGTCAGCTATTCCTTATCCTCTGCGGCTCTTCCATGAGCTTCATGGAGTATCAGGTGCTTGGATATGAAAGCCCGCTATATGGCAGAAGAACAGCTCAGTTCAAAATAGAAGCACTTAAATACCGTGAGATCGCAGCTTTTCTTCCAAAGCTTAAACCTGAACAGCTTTCACTCGTATACGGTATAACAGGTGGTATCCCTCACTATATCAACAAACTTGCGGTCAAGAATGATATTGATACTGCTTTAATTGAGAACTTATTCGACACTTCTGCATATCTGTTTGAAGAGCCTGAGAACCTGCTGAAACAGGAACTCCGTGAGCCTGCCTTGTATAATTCAATTATTACCGCAATAGCAGGCGGAGCTTCACGTTCAAACGATATATCTACAAAAGTAGGTATCGAAAGCAGTAAATGCGCTAAGTATATTCAGGTATTACTTGATCTTGGCATACTTCAGAAAGGAACACCTCTTACTGAAAAGCCAGGAAGAAAAACGATTTATGCGATCAAAGACCAATTTTTCAGATTCTGGTATCGTTTTATACCTCGGAATATGACTGCTATCACATCAGGCAGAATTATAAAGGTATATGATAAAGCGGTAAAGGAACATTTGCATGAGCATATGGGACTTACCTTTGAGGAGATATGCAAGGAATACTTGCTTTATTATGCCGATGACCTGCCGATAACATTATCAGATATTGGTCAGTGGTGGGGCTCGGATAAAACTGCTCGTAAAGAAGTGCAGATAGATATAGTCGGCAAATCAGCTGATAATAATGAATATATCATTGGTTCCTGCAAATATCGCAATGAAAAGATCGGCGTTGACGAGCTGGAACTCATTAAGCACTATGCCTCTGTATTCGGTAAAGGCAGCAAATACCATTACTATATTTTCTCACTCGGCGGTTTCACTAAGGAGCTTCTGGAGTGCGAAAAGCGTGGAGAAGTTCGACTTCTCACTTTGGACGAGCTGTATTAA
- a CDS encoding RNA polymerase sigma factor: MSESEVNDKLKHSPDDGHRALFDHYYNYVYAITLRILRGNVSMSDIEECVIDTFADIMLNYDPDKSGSLKAYIGTVAKRNSINMLRKSNRKSNNTISIDSDDFGELVSGTDVEQTAENNNVSEALINAIKALGEPDSIIIIQKYFYDRKSSEIAKIVGLSSTAVRARISRAMKKLKKVLADFC; the protein is encoded by the coding sequence ATGAGCGAAAGCGAAGTAAATGACAAGCTTAAGCATTCGCCTGATGATGGCCATCGTGCTTTATTTGATCATTACTACAACTATGTATATGCGATCACATTGCGTATTCTTCGCGGAAATGTATCCATGAGTGATATAGAAGAATGTGTCATCGACACATTTGCAGATATTATGCTGAACTATGATCCTGACAAAAGCGGCTCACTAAAAGCTTATATAGGAACGGTTGCCAAAAGAAATTCCATAAATATGCTAAGAAAATCAAACAGGAAATCCAACAATACCATTTCCATTGACAGCGATGATTTCGGTGAGCTCGTTTCCGGCACGGATGTAGAGCAGACTGCTGAAAATAATAATGTTTCCGAAGCTTTAATTAACGCAATAAAGGCACTCGGCGAACCTGACTCCATAATCATAATACAAAAATACTTCTACGACAGAAAGTCGTCAGAGATAGCAAAGATAGTGGGGCTTTCGTCAACTGCGGTACGTGCCAGAATAAGCCGTGCAATGAAAAAACTAAAAAAGGTCCTCGCAGACTTTTGTTGA